A single region of the Salvia splendens isolate huo1 chromosome 18, SspV2, whole genome shotgun sequence genome encodes:
- the LOC121776533 gene encoding putative E3 ubiquitin-protein ligase XBAT35 isoform X2, with protein MGQRQSKDELLYQQANSGNIEGVKALHRDGAGLGWVDKEGKTPLIAACMNPQLFNVAKTLIELGANVNAYHPGPHNGTPLHHAAKRGLEQTVRLLLSHGANALQMNDYGQTPLDLARAKGHASVVRAIEGHVCLFSGWLRELYGPGFLEHLAPQLLSRKIWVVILPIGSRKLHKPFKLELVIYSGVQEGQPRTIIPLWKANLEEPNCNRPDPVAIISNISRIRKHWRRKRAIKACQMPICKHTEFYNRCKYSLGWVSVLLPGFADSRIKLAPLRDSEKLHLQRFCNACKGIPQVRHPYIPFNNQVPSAPTVSIPTFEDEELARAINASLESSPHKIPPNMDMYVGSVTHPSASPANVVNSSDHTKSYASEASASHTAYRNKFGVQEADPSDNPATPKISYPVTSPTAPVAHPAGKDDGPIWYPSNDMSPVHASSPSAASTSPSSQENGEDASHSSCTICLDAPVEGACIPCGHMAGCMMCLNEIKGKNWGCPVCRTNIEQVVRIYAV; from the exons ATGGGGCAGAGGCAATCAAAAGATGAATTACTGTACCAGCAAGCAAATTCTGGAAATATTGAAGGCGTCAAAGcgctccatagagatggtgccgGCCTTGGG TGGGTTGATAAAGAGGGGAAGACTCCACTCATTGCTGCTTGTATGAATCCACAGCTTTTTAATGTAGCCAAAACATTAATTGAATTGGGTGCTAATGTCAATGCCTACCATCCAG GTCCACATAATGGAACACCCCTGCATCATGCTGCAAAAAGAGGTCTCGAGCAGACTGTGAGGTTACTTCTTTCACATGGAG CAAATGCACTGCAAATGAATGATTATGGCCAAACCCCTCTTGATCTTGCTCGAGCCAAGGGGCATGCTAGTGTTGTCAGAGCAATAGAG GGGCATGTATGCTTATTCTCTGGTTGGCTGCGGGAACTTTATGGACCTGGCTTTCTAGAACATCTGGCTCCACAGTTGCTTTCAAGAAAAAT ATGGGTGGTTATTTTGCCTATTGGTTCCCGGAAACTGCACAAACCTTTCAAGTTGGAGCTCGTGATATACTCTGGTGTACAG GAAGGCCAACCACGTACAATTATTCCACTCTGGAAGGCCAATTTAGAGGAACCTAATTGTAACCGGCCTGATCCTGTGGCTATAATATCTAATATTTCAAGAA TCAGGAAACACTGGAGGAGAAAGCGAGCAATAAAGGCCTGCCAAATGCCGATTTGTAAGCACACTGAATTTTATAATCGTTGTAAGTACTCTCTTGGATGGGTTTCAGTCTTGCTTCCTGGCTTTGCAGATTCTCGTATCAAACTCGCACCTTTACGTGATAGTGAAAAACTGCACCTGCAGCGCTTTTGTAATGCTTGCAAAGGAATTCCTcag GTGAGGCATCCGTATATTCCTTTCAACAACCAAGTCCCTTCTGCTCCTACTGTCTCGATACCAACTTTTGAAGACGAAGAATTAGCTAGGGCAATAAATGCCTCCCTTGAGTCTTCCCCACATAAAATCCCACCAAACATGGATATGTATGTTGGATCTGTTACACACCCGTCCGCAAGTCCAGCCAACGTTGTAAACAGTTCCGATCACACAAAGAGTTATGCTAGTGAGGCTTCTGCTAGCCACACGGCATATAGAAACAAATTTGGAGTTCAGGAAGCTGATCCATCTGACAATCCTGCAACTCCGAAAATTTCTTATCCTGTCACTAGTCCAACAGCTCCCGTTGCACATCCAGCAGGTAAAGATGATGGTCCAATATGGTATCCGTCAAATGACATGAGCCCTGTCCATGCATCTTCTCCCTCTGCAGCATCCACGTCCCCAAGCAGTCAAGAAAATGGCGAAGATGCTTCACATTCATCTTGTACAATATGCCTGGATGCTCCGGTTGAGGGAGCTTGCATTCCATGTGGACACATGGCAGGATGCATGATGTGTTTGAATGAGATTAAGGGCAAGAACTGGGGTTGCCCTGTTTGCCGCACCAATATTGAGCAGGTGGTACGGATATACGCTGTCTAG
- the LOC121776533 gene encoding putative E3 ubiquitin-protein ligase XBAT35 isoform X4, producing the protein MGQRQSKDELLYQQANSGNIEGVKALHRDGAGLGWVDKEGKTPLIAACMNPQLFNVAKTLIELGANVNAYHPGPHNGTPLHHAAKRGLEQTVRLLLSHGANALQMNDYGQTPLDLARAKGHASVVRAIEGHVCLFSGWLRELYGPGFLEHLAPQLLSRKIWVVILPIGSRKLHKPFKLELVIYSGVQEGQPRTIIPLWKANLEEPNCNRPDPVAIISNISRIRKHWRRKRAIKACQMPIYSRIKLAPLRDSEKLHLQRFCNACKGIPQKQVRHPYIPFNNQVPSAPTVSIPTFEDEELARAINASLESSPHKIPPNMDMYVGSVTHPSASPANVVNSSDHTKSYASEASASHTAYRNKFGVQEADPSDNPATPKISYPVTSPTAPVAHPAGKDDGPIWYPSNDMSPVHASSPSAASTSPSSQENGEDASHSSCTICLDAPVEGACIPCGHMAGCMMCLNEIKGKNWGCPVCRTNIEQVVRIYAV; encoded by the exons ATGGGGCAGAGGCAATCAAAAGATGAATTACTGTACCAGCAAGCAAATTCTGGAAATATTGAAGGCGTCAAAGcgctccatagagatggtgccgGCCTTGGG TGGGTTGATAAAGAGGGGAAGACTCCACTCATTGCTGCTTGTATGAATCCACAGCTTTTTAATGTAGCCAAAACATTAATTGAATTGGGTGCTAATGTCAATGCCTACCATCCAG GTCCACATAATGGAACACCCCTGCATCATGCTGCAAAAAGAGGTCTCGAGCAGACTGTGAGGTTACTTCTTTCACATGGAG CAAATGCACTGCAAATGAATGATTATGGCCAAACCCCTCTTGATCTTGCTCGAGCCAAGGGGCATGCTAGTGTTGTCAGAGCAATAGAG GGGCATGTATGCTTATTCTCTGGTTGGCTGCGGGAACTTTATGGACCTGGCTTTCTAGAACATCTGGCTCCACAGTTGCTTTCAAGAAAAAT ATGGGTGGTTATTTTGCCTATTGGTTCCCGGAAACTGCACAAACCTTTCAAGTTGGAGCTCGTGATATACTCTGGTGTACAG GAAGGCCAACCACGTACAATTATTCCACTCTGGAAGGCCAATTTAGAGGAACCTAATTGTAACCGGCCTGATCCTGTGGCTATAATATCTAATATTTCAAGAA TCAGGAAACACTGGAGGAGAAAGCGAGCAATAAAGGCCTGCCAAATGCCGATTT ATTCTCGTATCAAACTCGCACCTTTACGTGATAGTGAAAAACTGCACCTGCAGCGCTTTTGTAATGCTTGCAAAGGAATTCCTcag AAACAGGTGAGGCATCCGTATATTCCTTTCAACAACCAAGTCCCTTCTGCTCCTACTGTCTCGATACCAACTTTTGAAGACGAAGAATTAGCTAGGGCAATAAATGCCTCCCTTGAGTCTTCCCCACATAAAATCCCACCAAACATGGATATGTATGTTGGATCTGTTACACACCCGTCCGCAAGTCCAGCCAACGTTGTAAACAGTTCCGATCACACAAAGAGTTATGCTAGTGAGGCTTCTGCTAGCCACACGGCATATAGAAACAAATTTGGAGTTCAGGAAGCTGATCCATCTGACAATCCTGCAACTCCGAAAATTTCTTATCCTGTCACTAGTCCAACAGCTCCCGTTGCACATCCAGCAGGTAAAGATGATGGTCCAATATGGTATCCGTCAAATGACATGAGCCCTGTCCATGCATCTTCTCCCTCTGCAGCATCCACGTCCCCAAGCAGTCAAGAAAATGGCGAAGATGCTTCACATTCATCTTGTACAATATGCCTGGATGCTCCGGTTGAGGGAGCTTGCATTCCATGTGGACACATGGCAGGATGCATGATGTGTTTGAATGAGATTAAGGGCAAGAACTGGGGTTGCCCTGTTTGCCGCACCAATATTGAGCAGGTGGTACGGATATACGCTGTCTAG
- the LOC121776533 gene encoding putative E3 ubiquitin-protein ligase XBAT35 isoform X1, whose product MGQRQSKDELLYQQANSGNIEGVKALHRDGAGLGWVDKEGKTPLIAACMNPQLFNVAKTLIELGANVNAYHPGPHNGTPLHHAAKRGLEQTVRLLLSHGANALQMNDYGQTPLDLARAKGHASVVRAIEGHVCLFSGWLRELYGPGFLEHLAPQLLSRKIWVVILPIGSRKLHKPFKLELVIYSGVQEGQPRTIIPLWKANLEEPNCNRPDPVAIISNISRIRKHWRRKRAIKACQMPICKHTEFYNRCKYSLGWVSVLLPGFADSRIKLAPLRDSEKLHLQRFCNACKGIPQKQVRHPYIPFNNQVPSAPTVSIPTFEDEELARAINASLESSPHKIPPNMDMYVGSVTHPSASPANVVNSSDHTKSYASEASASHTAYRNKFGVQEADPSDNPATPKISYPVTSPTAPVAHPAGKDDGPIWYPSNDMSPVHASSPSAASTSPSSQENGEDASHSSCTICLDAPVEGACIPCGHMAGCMMCLNEIKGKNWGCPVCRTNIEQVVRIYAV is encoded by the exons ATGGGGCAGAGGCAATCAAAAGATGAATTACTGTACCAGCAAGCAAATTCTGGAAATATTGAAGGCGTCAAAGcgctccatagagatggtgccgGCCTTGGG TGGGTTGATAAAGAGGGGAAGACTCCACTCATTGCTGCTTGTATGAATCCACAGCTTTTTAATGTAGCCAAAACATTAATTGAATTGGGTGCTAATGTCAATGCCTACCATCCAG GTCCACATAATGGAACACCCCTGCATCATGCTGCAAAAAGAGGTCTCGAGCAGACTGTGAGGTTACTTCTTTCACATGGAG CAAATGCACTGCAAATGAATGATTATGGCCAAACCCCTCTTGATCTTGCTCGAGCCAAGGGGCATGCTAGTGTTGTCAGAGCAATAGAG GGGCATGTATGCTTATTCTCTGGTTGGCTGCGGGAACTTTATGGACCTGGCTTTCTAGAACATCTGGCTCCACAGTTGCTTTCAAGAAAAAT ATGGGTGGTTATTTTGCCTATTGGTTCCCGGAAACTGCACAAACCTTTCAAGTTGGAGCTCGTGATATACTCTGGTGTACAG GAAGGCCAACCACGTACAATTATTCCACTCTGGAAGGCCAATTTAGAGGAACCTAATTGTAACCGGCCTGATCCTGTGGCTATAATATCTAATATTTCAAGAA TCAGGAAACACTGGAGGAGAAAGCGAGCAATAAAGGCCTGCCAAATGCCGATTTGTAAGCACACTGAATTTTATAATCGTTGTAAGTACTCTCTTGGATGGGTTTCAGTCTTGCTTCCTGGCTTTGCAGATTCTCGTATCAAACTCGCACCTTTACGTGATAGTGAAAAACTGCACCTGCAGCGCTTTTGTAATGCTTGCAAAGGAATTCCTcag AAACAGGTGAGGCATCCGTATATTCCTTTCAACAACCAAGTCCCTTCTGCTCCTACTGTCTCGATACCAACTTTTGAAGACGAAGAATTAGCTAGGGCAATAAATGCCTCCCTTGAGTCTTCCCCACATAAAATCCCACCAAACATGGATATGTATGTTGGATCTGTTACACACCCGTCCGCAAGTCCAGCCAACGTTGTAAACAGTTCCGATCACACAAAGAGTTATGCTAGTGAGGCTTCTGCTAGCCACACGGCATATAGAAACAAATTTGGAGTTCAGGAAGCTGATCCATCTGACAATCCTGCAACTCCGAAAATTTCTTATCCTGTCACTAGTCCAACAGCTCCCGTTGCACATCCAGCAGGTAAAGATGATGGTCCAATATGGTATCCGTCAAATGACATGAGCCCTGTCCATGCATCTTCTCCCTCTGCAGCATCCACGTCCCCAAGCAGTCAAGAAAATGGCGAAGATGCTTCACATTCATCTTGTACAATATGCCTGGATGCTCCGGTTGAGGGAGCTTGCATTCCATGTGGACACATGGCAGGATGCATGATGTGTTTGAATGAGATTAAGGGCAAGAACTGGGGTTGCCCTGTTTGCCGCACCAATATTGAGCAGGTGGTACGGATATACGCTGTCTAG
- the LOC121776533 gene encoding putative E3 ubiquitin-protein ligase XBAT35 isoform X5, translating into MGQRQSKDELLYQQANSGNIEGVKALHRDGAGLGWVDKEGKTPLIAACMNPQLFNVAKTLIELGANVNAYHPGPHNGTPLHHAAKRGLEQTVRLLLSHGANALQMNDYGQTPLDLARAKGHASVVRAIEGHVCLFSGWLRELYGPGFLEHLAPQLLSRKIWVVILPIGSRKLHKPFKLELVIYSGVQEGQPRTIIPLWKANLEEPNCNRPDPVAIISNISRIRKHWRRKRAIKACQMPIYSRIKLAPLRDSEKLHLQRFCNACKGIPQVRHPYIPFNNQVPSAPTVSIPTFEDEELARAINASLESSPHKIPPNMDMYVGSVTHPSASPANVVNSSDHTKSYASEASASHTAYRNKFGVQEADPSDNPATPKISYPVTSPTAPVAHPAGKDDGPIWYPSNDMSPVHASSPSAASTSPSSQENGEDASHSSCTICLDAPVEGACIPCGHMAGCMMCLNEIKGKNWGCPVCRTNIEQVVRIYAV; encoded by the exons ATGGGGCAGAGGCAATCAAAAGATGAATTACTGTACCAGCAAGCAAATTCTGGAAATATTGAAGGCGTCAAAGcgctccatagagatggtgccgGCCTTGGG TGGGTTGATAAAGAGGGGAAGACTCCACTCATTGCTGCTTGTATGAATCCACAGCTTTTTAATGTAGCCAAAACATTAATTGAATTGGGTGCTAATGTCAATGCCTACCATCCAG GTCCACATAATGGAACACCCCTGCATCATGCTGCAAAAAGAGGTCTCGAGCAGACTGTGAGGTTACTTCTTTCACATGGAG CAAATGCACTGCAAATGAATGATTATGGCCAAACCCCTCTTGATCTTGCTCGAGCCAAGGGGCATGCTAGTGTTGTCAGAGCAATAGAG GGGCATGTATGCTTATTCTCTGGTTGGCTGCGGGAACTTTATGGACCTGGCTTTCTAGAACATCTGGCTCCACAGTTGCTTTCAAGAAAAAT ATGGGTGGTTATTTTGCCTATTGGTTCCCGGAAACTGCACAAACCTTTCAAGTTGGAGCTCGTGATATACTCTGGTGTACAG GAAGGCCAACCACGTACAATTATTCCACTCTGGAAGGCCAATTTAGAGGAACCTAATTGTAACCGGCCTGATCCTGTGGCTATAATATCTAATATTTCAAGAA TCAGGAAACACTGGAGGAGAAAGCGAGCAATAAAGGCCTGCCAAATGCCGATTT ATTCTCGTATCAAACTCGCACCTTTACGTGATAGTGAAAAACTGCACCTGCAGCGCTTTTGTAATGCTTGCAAAGGAATTCCTcag GTGAGGCATCCGTATATTCCTTTCAACAACCAAGTCCCTTCTGCTCCTACTGTCTCGATACCAACTTTTGAAGACGAAGAATTAGCTAGGGCAATAAATGCCTCCCTTGAGTCTTCCCCACATAAAATCCCACCAAACATGGATATGTATGTTGGATCTGTTACACACCCGTCCGCAAGTCCAGCCAACGTTGTAAACAGTTCCGATCACACAAAGAGTTATGCTAGTGAGGCTTCTGCTAGCCACACGGCATATAGAAACAAATTTGGAGTTCAGGAAGCTGATCCATCTGACAATCCTGCAACTCCGAAAATTTCTTATCCTGTCACTAGTCCAACAGCTCCCGTTGCACATCCAGCAGGTAAAGATGATGGTCCAATATGGTATCCGTCAAATGACATGAGCCCTGTCCATGCATCTTCTCCCTCTGCAGCATCCACGTCCCCAAGCAGTCAAGAAAATGGCGAAGATGCTTCACATTCATCTTGTACAATATGCCTGGATGCTCCGGTTGAGGGAGCTTGCATTCCATGTGGACACATGGCAGGATGCATGATGTGTTTGAATGAGATTAAGGGCAAGAACTGGGGTTGCCCTGTTTGCCGCACCAATATTGAGCAGGTGGTACGGATATACGCTGTCTAG
- the LOC121776533 gene encoding putative E3 ubiquitin-protein ligase XBAT35 isoform X3: MWFSLCVVLCCAQISLWVDKEGKTPLIAACMNPQLFNVAKTLIELGANVNAYHPGPHNGTPLHHAAKRGLEQTVRLLLSHGANALQMNDYGQTPLDLARAKGHASVVRAIEGHVCLFSGWLRELYGPGFLEHLAPQLLSRKIWVVILPIGSRKLHKPFKLELVIYSGVQEGQPRTIIPLWKANLEEPNCNRPDPVAIISNISRIRKHWRRKRAIKACQMPICKHTEFYNRCKYSLGWVSVLLPGFADSRIKLAPLRDSEKLHLQRFCNACKGIPQKQVRHPYIPFNNQVPSAPTVSIPTFEDEELARAINASLESSPHKIPPNMDMYVGSVTHPSASPANVVNSSDHTKSYASEASASHTAYRNKFGVQEADPSDNPATPKISYPVTSPTAPVAHPAGKDDGPIWYPSNDMSPVHASSPSAASTSPSSQENGEDASHSSCTICLDAPVEGACIPCGHMAGCMMCLNEIKGKNWGCPVCRTNIEQVVRIYAV; encoded by the exons ATGTGGTTTTCACtgtgtgttgtgttgtgttgtgcgCAAATTTCACTT TGGGTTGATAAAGAGGGGAAGACTCCACTCATTGCTGCTTGTATGAATCCACAGCTTTTTAATGTAGCCAAAACATTAATTGAATTGGGTGCTAATGTCAATGCCTACCATCCAG GTCCACATAATGGAACACCCCTGCATCATGCTGCAAAAAGAGGTCTCGAGCAGACTGTGAGGTTACTTCTTTCACATGGAG CAAATGCACTGCAAATGAATGATTATGGCCAAACCCCTCTTGATCTTGCTCGAGCCAAGGGGCATGCTAGTGTTGTCAGAGCAATAGAG GGGCATGTATGCTTATTCTCTGGTTGGCTGCGGGAACTTTATGGACCTGGCTTTCTAGAACATCTGGCTCCACAGTTGCTTTCAAGAAAAAT ATGGGTGGTTATTTTGCCTATTGGTTCCCGGAAACTGCACAAACCTTTCAAGTTGGAGCTCGTGATATACTCTGGTGTACAG GAAGGCCAACCACGTACAATTATTCCACTCTGGAAGGCCAATTTAGAGGAACCTAATTGTAACCGGCCTGATCCTGTGGCTATAATATCTAATATTTCAAGAA TCAGGAAACACTGGAGGAGAAAGCGAGCAATAAAGGCCTGCCAAATGCCGATTTGTAAGCACACTGAATTTTATAATCGTTGTAAGTACTCTCTTGGATGGGTTTCAGTCTTGCTTCCTGGCTTTGCAGATTCTCGTATCAAACTCGCACCTTTACGTGATAGTGAAAAACTGCACCTGCAGCGCTTTTGTAATGCTTGCAAAGGAATTCCTcag AAACAGGTGAGGCATCCGTATATTCCTTTCAACAACCAAGTCCCTTCTGCTCCTACTGTCTCGATACCAACTTTTGAAGACGAAGAATTAGCTAGGGCAATAAATGCCTCCCTTGAGTCTTCCCCACATAAAATCCCACCAAACATGGATATGTATGTTGGATCTGTTACACACCCGTCCGCAAGTCCAGCCAACGTTGTAAACAGTTCCGATCACACAAAGAGTTATGCTAGTGAGGCTTCTGCTAGCCACACGGCATATAGAAACAAATTTGGAGTTCAGGAAGCTGATCCATCTGACAATCCTGCAACTCCGAAAATTTCTTATCCTGTCACTAGTCCAACAGCTCCCGTTGCACATCCAGCAGGTAAAGATGATGGTCCAATATGGTATCCGTCAAATGACATGAGCCCTGTCCATGCATCTTCTCCCTCTGCAGCATCCACGTCCCCAAGCAGTCAAGAAAATGGCGAAGATGCTTCACATTCATCTTGTACAATATGCCTGGATGCTCCGGTTGAGGGAGCTTGCATTCCATGTGGACACATGGCAGGATGCATGATGTGTTTGAATGAGATTAAGGGCAAGAACTGGGGTTGCCCTGTTTGCCGCACCAATATTGAGCAGGTGGTACGGATATACGCTGTCTAG
- the LOC121776533 gene encoding putative E3 ubiquitin-protein ligase XBAT35 isoform X6: MNPQLFNVAKTLIELGANVNAYHPGPHNGTPLHHAAKRGLEQTVRLLLSHGANALQMNDYGQTPLDLARAKGHASVVRAIEGHVCLFSGWLRELYGPGFLEHLAPQLLSRKIWVVILPIGSRKLHKPFKLELVIYSGVQEGQPRTIIPLWKANLEEPNCNRPDPVAIISNISRIRKHWRRKRAIKACQMPICKHTEFYNRCKYSLGWVSVLLPGFADSRIKLAPLRDSEKLHLQRFCNACKGIPQKQVRHPYIPFNNQVPSAPTVSIPTFEDEELARAINASLESSPHKIPPNMDMYVGSVTHPSASPANVVNSSDHTKSYASEASASHTAYRNKFGVQEADPSDNPATPKISYPVTSPTAPVAHPAGKDDGPIWYPSNDMSPVHASSPSAASTSPSSQENGEDASHSSCTICLDAPVEGACIPCGHMAGCMMCLNEIKGKNWGCPVCRTNIEQVVRIYAV; the protein is encoded by the exons ATGAATCCACAGCTTTTTAATGTAGCCAAAACATTAATTGAATTGGGTGCTAATGTCAATGCCTACCATCCAG GTCCACATAATGGAACACCCCTGCATCATGCTGCAAAAAGAGGTCTCGAGCAGACTGTGAGGTTACTTCTTTCACATGGAG CAAATGCACTGCAAATGAATGATTATGGCCAAACCCCTCTTGATCTTGCTCGAGCCAAGGGGCATGCTAGTGTTGTCAGAGCAATAGAG GGGCATGTATGCTTATTCTCTGGTTGGCTGCGGGAACTTTATGGACCTGGCTTTCTAGAACATCTGGCTCCACAGTTGCTTTCAAGAAAAAT ATGGGTGGTTATTTTGCCTATTGGTTCCCGGAAACTGCACAAACCTTTCAAGTTGGAGCTCGTGATATACTCTGGTGTACAG GAAGGCCAACCACGTACAATTATTCCACTCTGGAAGGCCAATTTAGAGGAACCTAATTGTAACCGGCCTGATCCTGTGGCTATAATATCTAATATTTCAAGAA TCAGGAAACACTGGAGGAGAAAGCGAGCAATAAAGGCCTGCCAAATGCCGATTTGTAAGCACACTGAATTTTATAATCGTTGTAAGTACTCTCTTGGATGGGTTTCAGTCTTGCTTCCTGGCTTTGCAGATTCTCGTATCAAACTCGCACCTTTACGTGATAGTGAAAAACTGCACCTGCAGCGCTTTTGTAATGCTTGCAAAGGAATTCCTcag AAACAGGTGAGGCATCCGTATATTCCTTTCAACAACCAAGTCCCTTCTGCTCCTACTGTCTCGATACCAACTTTTGAAGACGAAGAATTAGCTAGGGCAATAAATGCCTCCCTTGAGTCTTCCCCACATAAAATCCCACCAAACATGGATATGTATGTTGGATCTGTTACACACCCGTCCGCAAGTCCAGCCAACGTTGTAAACAGTTCCGATCACACAAAGAGTTATGCTAGTGAGGCTTCTGCTAGCCACACGGCATATAGAAACAAATTTGGAGTTCAGGAAGCTGATCCATCTGACAATCCTGCAACTCCGAAAATTTCTTATCCTGTCACTAGTCCAACAGCTCCCGTTGCACATCCAGCAGGTAAAGATGATGGTCCAATATGGTATCCGTCAAATGACATGAGCCCTGTCCATGCATCTTCTCCCTCTGCAGCATCCACGTCCCCAAGCAGTCAAGAAAATGGCGAAGATGCTTCACATTCATCTTGTACAATATGCCTGGATGCTCCGGTTGAGGGAGCTTGCATTCCATGTGGACACATGGCAGGATGCATGATGTGTTTGAATGAGATTAAGGGCAAGAACTGGGGTTGCCCTGTTTGCCGCACCAATATTGAGCAGGTGGTACGGATATACGCTGTCTAG